The proteins below come from a single Streptomyces sp. M92 genomic window:
- a CDS encoding heavy-metal-associated domain-containing protein, producing MTSTITTPVSTTYAVAGMSCGHCKATLTRVIGELDGVTGVDVQVGSGLVTVTAAAEPDDAVIAEVVDEAGYELTGRV from the coding sequence ATGACCTCGACCATCACCACCCCCGTCAGCACCACCTACGCCGTCGCCGGCATGAGCTGCGGTCACTGCAAGGCGACGCTCACCCGGGTGATCGGTGAGCTGGACGGGGTCACCGGTGTCGACGTCCAGGTCGGCTCCGGCCTGGTCACCGTCACCGCGGCCGCCGAGCCGGACGACGCCGTGATCGCCGAGGTCGTCGACGAGGCCGGTTACGAGCTGACCGGCCGCGTCTGA